The proteins below are encoded in one region of Paeniglutamicibacter cryotolerans:
- a CDS encoding N-acetylneuraminate synthase family protein, with protein MSITAIPAIAPVAIGDAVLGTNRSVYVIGEIGINHNGDLQIAKQLIDVAAAAGANAVKFQKRTPEISTPMDMRSKIRSTPWGEMTYLDYRYRVEFDAAQYRDLIRYAANLGLHAFASPWDVPSVHFMEEQGVVTHKVASASVTDLELLRALAETRKPIILSTGMSTIEQIDAAVETLGTNNLVLMHATSTYPLPPEEANLRTIETLRERYRVPVGYSGHERGLQISLAAVALGAVTVERHITLDRTMWGSDQASSLEPKGFEALIRDIRILETAMGDGVKRVFPGELAPLSRLRRVDA; from the coding sequence ATGAGCATCACAGCCATCCCCGCCATCGCACCCGTCGCCATCGGCGATGCGGTCCTGGGCACCAACCGTTCCGTCTACGTCATCGGCGAGATCGGCATCAACCACAACGGAGACCTGCAAATCGCCAAGCAGCTGATCGACGTGGCAGCCGCCGCCGGCGCCAACGCGGTGAAGTTCCAGAAGCGCACCCCGGAGATCTCCACGCCGATGGACATGCGCTCCAAGATCCGCTCCACGCCTTGGGGCGAGATGACATACCTGGACTACCGCTACCGGGTCGAATTCGATGCCGCGCAGTACCGGGACCTGATCCGCTACGCGGCGAACCTGGGCCTGCACGCCTTCGCTTCCCCCTGGGACGTGCCCTCGGTTCACTTCATGGAGGAACAGGGCGTGGTGACGCACAAGGTCGCCTCGGCCTCGGTCACCGACCTGGAGCTGCTGCGTGCCCTGGCCGAAACACGCAAGCCGATCATCCTCTCCACCGGCATGTCCACGATCGAGCAGATCGATGCCGCGGTGGAGACTTTGGGCACCAACAACCTGGTGCTCATGCACGCCACCTCCACCTACCCGCTGCCTCCTGAGGAGGCCAACCTGCGCACCATCGAGACGTTGCGCGAACGCTACCGGGTGCCGGTGGGCTATTCCGGGCACGAGCGCGGCCTGCAGATCTCCCTTGCCGCCGTCGCGCTGGGCGCCGTCACCGTCGAACGCCACATCACCCTGGATAGGACCATGTGGGGCTCGGACCAGGCATCGTCGCTGGAGCCCAAGGGCTTCGAAGCGCTGATCCGGGATATCCGGATCCTGGAGACCGCCATGGGCGACGGGGTCAAGCGCGTCTTTCCGGGCGAGCTGGCCCCGCTCTCGCGGCTGCGCCGCGTCGACGCCTGA
- a CDS encoding glycosyltransferase family 2 protein codes for MEHPVRISIIVPARDQAPYICDALSSLTAAADDRYGLEVLVVDDGSTDGTGELAAAFAQRLPGLRILRNEVPTGVSNARNAGLAAATGELIGFLDPDDWLAPGQLARAADELLELNVDFVRFGHVRVAGSKRTLHHPPQARTSTVLDPRSDIGPIEAASMVDYCFVWAGLYRRTALEAMGPYFEPDTHTAEDRLWIWKLHLSARSYAVIDAPGIFYRRGLPGSLTQVHDERQLDFAPVYAKLFALLASDPDAGALWPKAVRQFLAIGCHHLNRPGQSDDLCTSLHRVLRTSLAGLPKIRLVDGLAALDPRRRAQLLPLCPAGTAAGLHQYREPTAPAPAPRRMPVVLGAPGPSPEQIRTLP; via the coding sequence ATGGAGCACCCGGTCCGGATCAGCATCATCGTCCCCGCCCGGGACCAGGCCCCGTACATCTGCGATGCCCTGTCCTCCCTCACTGCGGCGGCCGATGACCGGTACGGCCTGGAGGTCCTGGTGGTGGATGACGGTTCAACTGACGGCACCGGGGAGCTGGCTGCCGCGTTCGCGCAGCGCCTCCCCGGGCTGCGGATCCTGCGCAACGAGGTGCCCACCGGCGTCTCCAACGCCCGCAATGCGGGCCTGGCAGCCGCCACCGGGGAGCTGATCGGGTTCCTCGACCCCGACGACTGGCTGGCCCCGGGCCAGCTGGCGCGGGCCGCCGATGAGCTGCTGGAACTGAACGTGGACTTCGTGCGGTTCGGCCACGTGCGGGTTGCCGGGTCCAAGCGCACGCTGCACCATCCGCCGCAGGCCCGCACCTCCACGGTGCTCGATCCACGCTCGGACATCGGCCCGATCGAGGCCGCCTCCATGGTCGACTACTGCTTCGTGTGGGCCGGGCTCTACAGGCGCACGGCGCTGGAAGCCATGGGCCCGTACTTCGAACCCGACACGCACACCGCCGAGGACCGGCTGTGGATCTGGAAGCTGCACCTGAGTGCCCGCTCCTACGCGGTGATCGATGCCCCGGGCATCTTCTACCGGCGCGGACTGCCCGGTTCGCTCACGCAGGTCCACGACGAGCGCCAACTGGACTTCGCCCCCGTATACGCCAAGCTCTTTGCGCTGCTGGCGTCCGACCCGGACGCCGGGGCACTATGGCCCAAGGCGGTGCGCCAGTTCCTGGCCATCGGCTGCCACCACCTGAACCGCCCGGGCCAGTCCGATGACCTTTGCACCTCCCTGCACCGGGTGCTGCGCACCTCGCTGGCCGGCCTGCCGAAGATCCGGCTGGTGGACGGCTTGGCGGCGCTGGACCCCCGGCGCCGGGCGCAGCTGCTGCCGCTGTGCCCCGCGGGGACGGCCGCTGGCCTGCACCAGTACCGGGAGCCGACGGCGCCGGCGCCCGCCCCCCGCCGGATGCCGGTGGTTCTCGGCGCGCCCGGTCCCTCCCCCGAACAGATCAGGACCCTTCCATGA
- a CDS encoding polysialyltransferase family glycosyltransferase has product MTRLLVASTLYQVASLAAMIDAGAFTDDRDRVLVLANGAATPELSGRIQDGCGFELLASRFERHVDLTDLLLPRRPAHFDPRTEDLPMWQGLLRSHWALGTGPVDLVVESIQVNPAVALCRIFHTAGITVHSDGLMSYGPTRNELPRQLAQRLDALIYVDLVPGLLPALLHEHDPLLRAVPAGYLRAVFEQLAAADDSPLPGPGSPDGGGALVLGQYLAGLGLIDTGQEASLHRDMLAAADRGITDVYFKAHPSAGPGAATRLAADARELGIALHIIDSPMLAEALLVRLRPALVVSAFSTGLATAAYLFGIRVEAVGTAGLLRELAPYQNSNRIPLTLIHALFVQGICAPIATDPSHPGRLQELADTVAYCMQAQRLPGLRGTASAFLARNPRDIPVYFKRRRLTALGLPGALEPVVRLPVAAPPVPVGQLATAGQLAREARRAARCARTTTLQALAGSLDRAASKIRP; this is encoded by the coding sequence ATGACCCGGCTGCTGGTTGCCTCCACGCTCTACCAGGTGGCCTCGCTGGCCGCGATGATCGATGCCGGCGCGTTCACCGACGACCGGGACCGGGTGCTGGTGCTCGCCAACGGCGCCGCCACCCCGGAGTTGAGCGGGCGGATCCAGGACGGTTGCGGCTTCGAGCTGTTGGCTTCGCGCTTCGAGAGGCATGTCGACCTCACCGACCTCCTGCTGCCCCGGCGCCCCGCGCACTTCGACCCGCGCACCGAGGATCTGCCGATGTGGCAGGGCCTGTTACGTTCACATTGGGCCCTGGGTACCGGCCCGGTCGACCTGGTGGTGGAATCCATCCAGGTCAACCCGGCCGTCGCGCTCTGCCGGATTTTCCACACGGCGGGCATCACCGTGCATTCGGACGGGCTGATGTCCTACGGGCCCACCCGCAACGAGCTGCCGCGGCAGCTCGCCCAGCGGCTCGACGCGTTGATCTACGTCGACCTGGTCCCGGGTCTGCTGCCTGCGCTGCTGCACGAACACGATCCGTTGCTTCGCGCCGTACCCGCCGGGTACCTGCGCGCCGTCTTCGAGCAGCTGGCAGCCGCCGACGATTCGCCGCTCCCCGGTCCGGGATCCCCGGACGGCGGTGGCGCGCTGGTGCTCGGCCAGTACCTGGCCGGACTGGGCCTGATCGACACCGGCCAGGAGGCCTCGCTGCATCGGGACATGCTCGCCGCCGCCGACCGCGGCATCACCGATGTCTATTTCAAGGCGCACCCCAGCGCCGGTCCCGGAGCAGCGACCCGGCTGGCTGCCGATGCCCGGGAGCTGGGCATCGCCCTGCACATCATCGATTCGCCGATGCTGGCCGAGGCGCTGCTGGTGAGGCTGCGTCCGGCGCTGGTGGTCAGCGCGTTCTCCACCGGCCTGGCCACCGCCGCCTACCTGTTCGGCATCCGGGTTGAAGCCGTCGGCACGGCGGGGCTGCTGCGGGAGCTCGCGCCGTACCAAAACAGCAACCGGATCCCGTTGACGCTCATCCATGCGCTCTTCGTCCAGGGAATCTGCGCACCGATCGCCACCGATCCGTCCCATCCGGGGCGGCTGCAGGAACTGGCCGATACCGTGGCCTACTGCATGCAGGCCCAGCGGCTGCCCGGGCTGCGCGGAACCGCAAGCGCCTTCCTGGCCCGGAATCCCCGGGACATCCCGGTGTATTTCAAGCGACGCCGGCTCACCGCGCTTGGACTGCCCGGGGCGCTGGAACCGGTGGTGCGGCTGCCGGTAGCCGCACCACCGGTACCGGTCGGGCAGCTCGCCACAGCGGGGCAGCTGGCGCGCGAGGCGCGGCGGGCGGCACGCTGCGCCCGCACCACCACGCTGCAGGCCCTGGCCGGTTCCCTGGACCGGGCCGCCTCGAAGATCCGCCCATAG
- a CDS encoding DUF6716 putative glycosyltransferase produces the protein MNTTRPVITAVADSDSYLKLACATLEKLGPGWDRKVLLVRSPLLPTTEQLGAATLGTFMEGINPRILPMGALPQALRGSGVVFAAATGPIVQELFARITAAAPDGIRRSALVSALPGVALPATKKAMRFRSLADAFITHSHAEAEAFSGLCAELGTAAPERILVAKLPFLHSRGFPAPDPAPVTRLVFAAQAKVPSAKAEREQLLLALDRASRLNPQVEVLVKVRAWPGEPQTHLEPFPYDELHDELLRSGRLASSRVRFRAGSMAALLTPGTALATVSSTAALESLDRGLRTLILSDFGVNQRLLNAVFEGSGLLGTLDDAAAMDFGRPGTAWLRENYFHAADVEPEAALRSLALRAAGSGFRIAPERIALAAGISRKAKVRTALPRPALRAVRRLRRMLQGI, from the coding sequence ATGAACACCACCCGCCCCGTGATCACAGCCGTCGCCGACAGCGACTCCTACCTGAAACTGGCCTGCGCCACCCTGGAAAAACTGGGCCCGGGCTGGGACCGCAAGGTTCTGCTGGTGCGCAGCCCGCTGCTGCCCACCACCGAGCAGCTGGGTGCCGCCACACTGGGCACCTTCATGGAGGGCATCAACCCGAGGATCCTGCCCATGGGCGCCCTGCCGCAGGCATTGCGGGGCTCAGGAGTCGTCTTCGCCGCCGCCACCGGTCCGATAGTGCAGGAGCTCTTTGCCCGGATCACCGCCGCCGCACCCGACGGAATCCGACGCAGCGCCCTAGTCTCGGCGCTGCCCGGAGTCGCCCTGCCGGCCACCAAGAAGGCGATGCGCTTCCGCTCCCTGGCCGATGCCTTCATCACCCACAGCCATGCCGAGGCCGAGGCCTTCTCCGGACTATGTGCCGAGCTGGGAACGGCGGCCCCCGAACGGATCCTGGTCGCCAAGCTCCCGTTCCTGCATTCACGCGGCTTTCCGGCACCGGACCCGGCACCCGTCACCCGGCTGGTTTTCGCCGCGCAGGCCAAGGTCCCGTCGGCGAAGGCGGAACGCGAGCAGCTGCTGCTGGCACTGGACCGCGCCTCGCGGCTGAACCCGCAGGTGGAGGTGCTGGTCAAGGTACGTGCCTGGCCGGGCGAACCGCAGACCCACCTCGAGCCGTTCCCCTACGACGAACTGCACGACGAGCTGTTGCGCAGCGGTCGGCTCGCATCGTCCCGGGTGCGCTTCCGGGCCGGGTCGATGGCAGCGCTGTTGACCCCGGGCACGGCGCTGGCCACCGTCTCCTCCACCGCGGCGCTGGAATCGCTGGACCGGGGCCTGCGCACGCTGATCCTGTCCGACTTCGGCGTCAACCAGCGGCTGCTCAACGCGGTATTCGAGGGCAGCGGACTGCTGGGAACCCTCGACGACGCGGCGGCCATGGATTTCGGCCGGCCGGGGACCGCCTGGCTGCGGGAAAACTACTTCCATGCCGCCGACGTCGAGCCGGAGGCCGCGCTGCGCTCGCTTGCCCTGCGGGCCGCCGGTTCCGGATTCCGGATCGCCCCGGAGCGGATCGCCCTGGCCGCCGGCATCTCCCGCAAGGCAAAGGTCCGCACAGCGCTGCCGCGGCCCGCACTGCGTGCGGTGCGCCGGTTGCGGCGGATGCTGCAGGGAATTTAG
- a CDS encoding MarR family winged helix-turn-helix transcriptional regulator gives MSDTNEAVQWLNSEERETWLHFRQLLWQFPAALDRQLMRDSSLSTGEYSVLAALSQDTCGALRAGELARELGWERSRISHLVRRMEAKGLLRRRAIEGDGRGADLVLTEQGREMIDAAAPDHVRFVRSTLFDVLSREEALALGDMLQRVGDAARASGLPECK, from the coding sequence ATGAGCGACACTAACGAGGCTGTGCAATGGCTGAACTCCGAAGAACGCGAGACCTGGCTGCATTTCAGGCAGCTGCTATGGCAGTTTCCCGCGGCGCTCGACCGGCAATTGATGCGTGATTCAAGTTTGTCCACGGGAGAGTACTCGGTGCTCGCCGCACTTTCACAAGACACCTGTGGCGCCCTGCGCGCCGGGGAACTGGCGCGGGAGCTGGGGTGGGAACGCAGCCGTATCTCGCATCTGGTGCGCCGGATGGAGGCCAAGGGGCTGCTCCGACGCCGTGCCATCGAGGGCGACGGGCGCGGGGCCGACCTGGTCCTCACGGAGCAGGGCCGGGAAATGATCGACGCCGCCGCTCCCGACCACGTGCGATTCGTCCGCTCCACGCTCTTTGACGTGCTCAGCCGGGAAGAGGCCCTCGCCCTGGGCGACATGCTCCAACGGGTCGGGGACGCCGCCCGCGCATCGGGCCTGCCGGAGTGCAAGTAA
- a CDS encoding NADPH-dependent FMN reductase, with the protein MTKIAIVTGSTRPGRNNLGVAQWVLDQANLRGDADYELVDIADFNLPVLDEAYPAGYQNYQNDHTKAFGAKLAEFDGFIFITPEYNHSVAPALANALSYVNVELANKAAGIVGYGSAFGARAVEHLRGILSELQVAHVQKTGMFSLFTDFENFSAFKPTEFGVASMAPMFDQLVPWTVAMKSVREAALVSA; encoded by the coding sequence ATGACCAAGATTGCCATCGTCACCGGTTCCACCCGTCCGGGCCGCAACAATCTGGGCGTTGCCCAGTGGGTCCTGGACCAGGCCAACCTGCGCGGCGACGCCGACTACGAACTGGTCGACATCGCGGACTTCAACCTGCCGGTGCTCGACGAGGCCTACCCGGCCGGCTACCAGAACTACCAGAACGACCACACCAAGGCCTTTGGCGCCAAGCTGGCCGAGTTCGACGGCTTCATCTTCATCACCCCGGAATACAACCACTCAGTGGCCCCAGCCCTGGCCAACGCCCTGTCCTACGTGAACGTCGAATTGGCCAACAAGGCAGCGGGCATCGTCGGCTACGGTTCGGCCTTCGGCGCACGCGCCGTCGAGCACCTGCGCGGGATCCTCTCCGAACTGCAGGTGGCCCACGTGCAAAAGACCGGCATGTTCTCCCTGTTCACCGACTTCGAGAATTTTTCCGCCTTCAAGCCCACCGAATTCGGCGTGGCTTCGATGGCTCCGATGTTCGACCAGCTGGTTCCCTGGACCGTCGCCATGAAATCGGTCCGCGAAGCCGCCCTGGTTTCCGCCTAG
- a CDS encoding formate--tetrahydrofolate ligase, whose protein sequence is MTALSEMDMSDLGIASRANLEPIQDIAQRAGIPEEALELYGRYKAKIDTGLLHERTGTARGRVVLVSAMSPTPAGEGKSTVTVGLGDALSATGTRTMIALREPSLGPIFGMKGGATGGGYSQVLPMEDINMHFTGDFHAITSANNLLMALVDNHLHRGNELGIDPRRITFRRVLDVNDRALRQIVIGLGGPTEGMPREAGFDITVASEVMAVFCLATGIDDLRERLAAITVGYTFDRKPVTVADLNAQGAMTMLLKDALKPNLVQTMAGTPALIHGGPFANIAHGCNSVIATNTARALADVVVTEAGFGADLGAEKFMDIKARFAGFEPSAAVVVATVRALKMHGGVAKDALGAENVDAVRAGLCNLERHVTNIGKFGVTPVVAVNRFHTDTEAELDVVIQWCRERGVEAAVAEVWGRGAAGGAELAQKVLAAIQKPQEFSPLYELELSVEEKISTIVREIYGGAGVEYSAEARRALERIHANGWDAMPVCMAKTQYSFSDDASLLGAPEGFTLHVRDLIPKTGAGFIVALTGSVMTMPGLPKVPAAMRMDVDAQGRAVGLF, encoded by the coding sequence ATGACGGCGTTGTCTGAAATGGACATGAGTGACCTGGGGATTGCCTCGCGGGCAAACCTGGAACCGATCCAGGATATTGCGCAGCGGGCTGGAATCCCAGAGGAGGCGCTGGAGCTGTACGGCCGTTACAAGGCGAAGATCGACACGGGTCTGCTGCACGAGCGCACCGGAACCGCCCGGGGAAGGGTCGTGCTGGTCAGTGCGATGTCACCGACGCCCGCCGGTGAGGGTAAATCGACTGTCACCGTCGGACTGGGCGACGCCCTGTCCGCTACCGGAACCCGGACCATGATTGCGCTGCGCGAACCCTCGCTGGGGCCGATCTTCGGGATGAAGGGCGGGGCCACCGGCGGCGGGTACTCGCAGGTGCTGCCGATGGAAGACATCAACATGCACTTCACCGGCGACTTCCATGCCATTACCAGCGCCAACAACCTGCTCATGGCCCTGGTCGACAACCACCTGCACCGCGGAAACGAATTGGGCATCGACCCGCGCCGGATCACCTTCAGGCGCGTGCTCGACGTGAACGACCGCGCGCTGCGCCAGATCGTCATCGGGCTCGGCGGCCCCACCGAGGGCATGCCGCGCGAGGCCGGGTTCGACATCACCGTCGCCTCCGAGGTGATGGCCGTCTTCTGCCTCGCCACGGGCATCGATGACCTGCGTGAGCGCCTTGCGGCCATTACCGTCGGCTATACCTTCGACCGGAAGCCGGTCACCGTTGCCGACCTGAACGCGCAGGGCGCGATGACCATGCTGCTCAAGGATGCGCTGAAGCCCAACCTCGTCCAGACCATGGCCGGGACGCCCGCGCTGATCCATGGCGGACCCTTCGCCAACATCGCCCACGGCTGCAACTCCGTCATCGCGACGAACACCGCCCGGGCACTGGCCGATGTCGTGGTCACGGAGGCCGGCTTCGGAGCCGACCTCGGTGCCGAGAAGTTCATGGACATCAAGGCCCGCTTCGCCGGGTTCGAACCGTCGGCAGCCGTCGTGGTGGCCACCGTGCGGGCCCTGAAGATGCATGGCGGGGTGGCCAAGGACGCGCTCGGCGCCGAGAACGTAGACGCGGTGCGGGCCGGATTGTGCAACCTGGAGCGGCACGTGACAAACATCGGGAAGTTCGGGGTCACCCCCGTGGTGGCGGTCAACCGGTTCCACACCGATACCGAGGCCGAGCTCGATGTGGTGATTCAGTGGTGCCGAGAGCGGGGAGTCGAGGCGGCGGTGGCCGAGGTTTGGGGCCGTGGCGCCGCCGGCGGTGCCGAACTGGCGCAGAAGGTCCTTGCGGCGATCCAGAAGCCGCAGGAATTCAGCCCGCTGTACGAGCTGGAGCTGTCCGTGGAGGAAAAGATCTCGACGATCGTCCGCGAGATCTACGGTGGCGCCGGGGTCGAGTATTCGGCCGAGGCGCGCCGGGCGTTGGAGCGGATCCATGCCAATGGCTGGGATGCGATGCCAGTCTGCATGGCCAAGACCCAGTATTCGTTCTCCGACGATGCGAGCCTGCTCGGCGCCCCGGAGGGCTTCACGCTGCACGTGCGCGACCTGATCCCGAAGACCGGCGCCGGATTCATCGTGGCGCTGACCGGATCGGTGATGACCATGCCGGGCCTGCCCAAGGTTCCGGCCGCAATGCGCATGGACGTCGATGCGCAGGGGCGTGCCGTCGGGCTGTTCTAG
- a CDS encoding histidine phosphatase family protein: MTQEHPRLWVVRHGETEWSRSGRYTGLTDLELTQEGRLQADRAGDVLRAAQLAGIGFGLVLTSPLLRAVETAALAGFDAAERTPLAREWDYGDYEGVESAQIRRDRPGYLIWDQGVPNGETLAQVSARADALVDRVCTQLDAGGNAIVFSHGHFSRILAARWLGMEPGMGRHFLLGTAEVCRLGWDRDTPAVEAWGL; this comes from the coding sequence ATGACCCAGGAACATCCGCGGCTTTGGGTGGTGCGCCACGGCGAAACCGAATGGTCTCGCAGCGGCCGCTACACGGGGCTGACGGACCTTGAGCTGACGCAGGAGGGGCGTCTGCAAGCCGACCGGGCGGGGGACGTCCTGCGGGCGGCCCAGCTCGCCGGGATCGGATTCGGGCTGGTGCTCACCAGCCCGCTGCTGCGGGCCGTGGAGACTGCCGCACTGGCGGGTTTCGATGCCGCCGAAAGAACGCCGCTGGCACGGGAATGGGACTACGGCGACTACGAGGGCGTCGAATCGGCGCAGATCCGCCGGGATCGTCCGGGATACCTGATCTGGGACCAGGGCGTGCCCAACGGGGAGACCCTGGCGCAGGTGTCTGCGCGGGCCGATGCGCTCGTCGACCGCGTGTGCACGCAACTGGATGCGGGCGGGAATGCCATCGTGTTCTCCCACGGACATTTCAGCCGCATCCTCGCCGCACGCTGGTTGGGGATGGAACCCGGCATGGGGCGGCACTTCCTGTTGGGAACCGCGGAGGTCTGCCGCCTCGGATGGGATCGGGATACCCCCGCCGTCGAAGCCTGGGGACTTTAG
- a CDS encoding CCA tRNA nucleotidyltransferase — MLQLPHSSSLQALLPSVVMDLGRLFLDAGHELSLVGGPVRDLFLGRVSPDLDFTTDATPDQTLAVVAGWADATWEVGRAFGTIALRKGKDTIEVTTYRAESYDPDSRKPLVAFGTSLTDDLYRRDFTMNAMALRLPSLELVDPYNGAIDLEARIVRTPGPPSLSFSDDPLRMMRAARFASQLGITVADEVRTAMTDMAERISIISAERVRDELVKLINGADPRTGIDLLVDTGLAELVLPEVAALKLEVDEHHRHKDVYQHSLQVLEQAAGHETGPDGAVPGPDFVLRFAALMHDVGKPATRRFEPTGAVSFRHHDVVGSKLVKARMRALRFDNDSIKAVARLVELHMRFYGYGEAGWSDSAVRRYVTDAGELLPRLHRLTRSDVTTRNRKKAERLAFAYDDLEQRIEELMAKEELESVRPDLDGAVIMELLGIKPGPVVGRAYRYLLELRMDNGPMDRDTAERELFAWWSEQPESAPEPVRGVEAP, encoded by the coding sequence ATGCTGCAGCTTCCGCACTCCTCCTCACTTCAGGCCCTTCTGCCATCCGTGGTCATGGACCTTGGCCGCCTGTTCCTCGATGCCGGTCACGAGCTGTCCCTCGTGGGCGGTCCCGTCCGCGACCTCTTCCTCGGGAGGGTGTCTCCGGACCTCGATTTCACCACCGACGCCACGCCGGACCAGACGCTGGCCGTGGTGGCCGGCTGGGCCGACGCCACCTGGGAGGTGGGGCGCGCCTTCGGCACCATCGCCTTGCGCAAGGGCAAGGACACCATCGAGGTGACTACCTACCGCGCCGAATCCTATGACCCCGATTCGCGCAAGCCCCTGGTGGCCTTCGGAACCTCGCTCACCGACGACCTCTACCGGCGTGACTTCACCATGAACGCGATGGCCCTGCGCTTGCCGTCACTCGAGCTCGTCGACCCCTACAACGGGGCCATCGACCTCGAGGCGCGCATCGTGCGCACCCCGGGCCCGCCCTCGCTCTCCTTCTCCGATGACCCGTTGCGCATGATGCGTGCCGCACGCTTCGCCTCGCAGCTGGGCATCACGGTCGCCGACGAAGTACGGACGGCCATGACCGACATGGCCGAACGCATCTCGATCATCTCCGCCGAGCGGGTCCGTGACGAACTCGTCAAATTGATCAACGGCGCCGACCCTCGAACCGGCATCGACCTGCTGGTGGACACCGGCCTCGCCGAGCTGGTGCTGCCCGAGGTAGCGGCGCTGAAGCTGGAGGTCGACGAGCACCACCGGCACAAGGACGTCTACCAGCACTCGTTGCAGGTACTTGAACAGGCAGCGGGGCATGAAACGGGCCCCGACGGTGCGGTCCCCGGACCTGACTTCGTGCTGCGTTTTGCCGCGTTGATGCACGACGTGGGCAAGCCCGCGACCCGACGCTTCGAACCCACCGGCGCGGTCAGCTTCCGCCACCACGACGTGGTCGGCTCGAAACTGGTCAAAGCCCGGATGCGCGCACTGCGCTTCGACAACGACAGCATTAAGGCCGTTGCCCGGCTGGTAGAACTGCACATGCGGTTCTACGGCTACGGCGAGGCCGGTTGGAGCGATTCGGCGGTGCGCCGTTACGTCACCGATGCCGGGGAACTGCTGCCGCGGCTGCACCGGTTGACCCGTTCGGACGTGACCACCAGGAACCGCAAGAAGGCCGAACGGCTGGCCTTCGCCTACGACGACTTGGAGCAGCGGATCGAGGAGCTGATGGCCAAGGAGGAACTGGAGTCGGTGCGCCCGGACCTCGACGGCGCTGTGATCATGGAGCTGCTGGGCATCAAGCCCGGACCGGTGGTCGGCCGCGCCTACCGGTACCTGCTGGAACTGCGCATGGACAACGGACCGATGGATCGGGATACCGCCGAGCGCGAGCTCTTTGCCTGGTGGTCCGAGCAGCCCGAATCCGCGCCGGAGCCCGTCAGGGGAGTGGAAGCGCCATGA
- a CDS encoding NUDIX hydrolase, with product MAHPVPSAPKRTPLTASMAHAQAQVSPGHHTLPTVEEVSAGGVVIDITDPALPVAIIARYNRGGRLEWCLPKGHPEGLESNEEAAVREIEEETGIAGHVLAPLGSVDYWFTVSSYRVHKTVHHYLLRATGGNLTIENDPDHEAVDVAWVPIAELGKRLSFPNERRIAELAREVLPHHVPGF from the coding sequence ATGGCTCATCCAGTTCCCAGCGCCCCGAAGCGCACGCCGTTGACTGCGTCAATGGCCCATGCGCAGGCGCAGGTGAGTCCGGGGCATCACACCCTTCCCACGGTGGAGGAGGTTTCGGCAGGCGGAGTGGTCATCGACATCACCGATCCGGCGCTTCCGGTGGCCATCATCGCCCGCTATAACCGCGGTGGCCGGCTTGAATGGTGCCTGCCCAAGGGCCATCCCGAGGGCCTTGAATCCAATGAGGAAGCCGCGGTCCGTGAGATCGAGGAGGAGACCGGCATTGCCGGGCACGTCCTCGCCCCGCTGGGCAGCGTCGACTACTGGTTCACCGTCTCCAGCTACCGGGTGCACAAGACTGTCCACCACTACCTCCTGCGGGCCACCGGCGGGAACCTGACCATTGAAAACGATCCCGACCACGAAGCAGTGGACGTGGCCTGGGTCCCCATTGCAGAACTAGGTAAGCGATTGTCCTTCCCGAACGAACGCCGGATTGCCGAATTGGCCCGCGAAGTTCTCCCGCACCATGTCCCAGGCTTCTAG